A genome region from Flammeovirga agarivorans includes the following:
- a CDS encoding SusC/RagA family TonB-linked outer membrane protein, whose product MKNRTKYSFYSLLFFLLFSTQLFAQESTLKGVITNVNDEPVPYVNLIIKGTPKGTVSDFGGEFQLGGLSISDVIVVSSIGYVTQEIPYKGQTNISIQINEDAEQLEEIVVIGYGTQKKSDLTGSTGVVTSEDSDLQPVPNVQGMLQGKMAGVVVSQNSGAPGAAPKVNVRGFTGNPIYVIDGLIDGDINAVNPNDIENISVLKDASATAIYGSRGANGVIIVTTKGGKKNSPLKVNAEYYHTVSQLNNKLELLDPVSYMKIVNKKKLEAGANEIFSRLEIREAESTPGFGTDWQDEVFRTAHSDNANISLSKGWDKTTMRFSLGARNDEGILRNTNYKRYTSRLSVSSDLTSSTKLNFNGSFTQEKGMNTAQGGQNGSDNVVAAATAWSPNLKVYDETTNDYTGFQGYGATVLRNPVYLSEEILRNTNQKTYATNLSLTQKIIPELSFKVFGAMQYRDINNDTFTRYEPATPNSVSSFYELTGSNVKYQGNAQLDFNKEFSSDHKLNATAVFEVISRKNKSEFFTTSYDQGEDQEGTLSEVINVMEPEGMLSALGRVGYSYKDKILLTGSVRLDGSSRLPEDNQWDDFYSAAFAYKLSNEEFLKYSEVVSMLKLRVGYGEIGNVNSLNAFQVQDLTNPRIGPYVFQGTELAYAEGIENGANRANPELRWEVSRQTNFGFDLGLLDDKIQLNADYYNKITDDSHFNSVVPGYLGGGTVKSNTGKLQNQGVELQLTYKWTTGGKFSMRNTLSFNYNQSEVLAIPQDTVYVGNINERGFERQSHILIQGQEVGQLYGYRYVGVKKSNTPVEGEIPNLEVGDAIYYDANGDGTISIEDMEVIGNGHPDMTWGFNSYLDYGNWSLNIFIQGVHGVDVFNLPQHGLLGGGSGVLDATSTEIYNSYSFDRNGSLPSLNARYRAQSSLFVEDASFIRIKNITLAYQVPWDKAQLRVYGGAQNIYTFTNYKGYDPESNSGSNLAPGIDRGSFPLPITYTFGLNFGI is encoded by the coding sequence ATGAAAAATAGAACCAAATACTCTTTTTACAGTCTATTATTTTTTCTTCTATTTTCAACACAACTATTTGCTCAGGAAAGTACTTTAAAAGGTGTTATTACCAATGTTAATGACGAGCCTGTTCCTTATGTCAATTTGATCATAAAAGGCACACCAAAAGGTACTGTAAGTGATTTTGGTGGAGAATTTCAATTAGGAGGATTAAGTATCAGCGATGTCATTGTTGTTTCTTCAATCGGATATGTGACTCAAGAAATTCCATATAAAGGACAAACAAATATTTCGATCCAAATCAATGAAGATGCGGAGCAACTAGAAGAAATTGTAGTCATCGGTTATGGTACTCAAAAGAAATCAGATTTAACAGGGTCTACAGGTGTAGTGACATCCGAAGATTCAGACTTGCAGCCTGTACCTAACGTTCAAGGAATGTTACAAGGTAAAATGGCAGGTGTAGTAGTTTCACAAAATAGTGGGGCACCGGGTGCAGCTCCAAAAGTAAACGTTAGGGGATTTACAGGTAATCCAATCTATGTAATTGATGGTCTAATCGATGGTGATATCAATGCAGTCAATCCTAACGATATTGAAAATATCTCTGTACTAAAAGATGCTTCGGCAACTGCGATCTATGGTTCAAGAGGAGCCAATGGTGTGATCATCGTAACAACTAAAGGTGGTAAGAAAAACTCTCCACTAAAAGTTAATGCTGAATATTACCACACAGTATCCCAACTGAATAACAAATTGGAGTTGCTAGATCCTGTATCTTACATGAAAATTGTCAACAAGAAAAAACTTGAAGCTGGAGCGAATGAGATCTTCTCAAGATTAGAAATTAGAGAGGCTGAAAGTACTCCTGGTTTTGGTACAGATTGGCAAGATGAAGTGTTCAGAACAGCTCATTCTGATAATGCTAACATCTCTCTTTCAAAAGGTTGGGATAAAACGACAATGCGTTTCTCATTAGGAGCAAGAAATGATGAAGGTATTTTAAGAAATACAAATTACAAAAGATATACATCTAGGTTATCGGTTTCATCTGATTTAACATCTTCGACGAAATTAAATTTCAATGGTTCATTTACTCAAGAGAAAGGTATGAACACCGCTCAAGGAGGACAAAATGGATCTGATAATGTGGTTGCTGCAGCTACTGCTTGGTCTCCGAACTTAAAAGTATATGATGAAACAACGAATGATTATACAGGGTTCCAAGGATATGGTGCTACTGTACTAAGAAATCCGGTTTATTTATCAGAAGAGATTTTACGAAATACGAATCAAAAAACTTACGCTACCAACTTATCACTGACTCAGAAAATTATTCCAGAGTTAAGTTTTAAAGTATTTGGTGCGATGCAATATAGAGATATCAATAATGATACTTTTACAAGGTATGAACCAGCTACTCCAAATTCAGTTTCTTCATTTTATGAATTAACAGGGAGTAATGTCAAGTATCAAGGTAATGCACAGTTAGACTTTAATAAAGAATTTAGCAGCGATCACAAATTAAATGCAACAGCAGTATTTGAGGTGATTTCTCGTAAAAATAAGAGTGAGTTTTTTACTACCTCATACGATCAAGGAGAAGACCAAGAAGGAACACTTTCTGAAGTCATCAATGTGATGGAACCCGAAGGAATGTTATCTGCTTTAGGTAGAGTAGGTTACTCATACAAAGACAAAATTCTATTAACGGGTTCCGTAAGATTAGATGGTTCATCTAGACTTCCAGAAGATAACCAGTGGGACGATTTTTACTCAGCAGCTTTTGCCTACAAGCTTTCTAATGAAGAATTCTTAAAATATTCTGAAGTAGTTTCAATGTTAAAACTTAGAGTTGGTTACGGTGAAATTGGTAACGTAAATTCTTTAAATGCTTTTCAGGTTCAAGATTTAACAAACCCTAGAATTGGACCTTATGTTTTTCAAGGAACGGAATTAGCTTATGCGGAAGGAATTGAAAATGGAGCTAATAGAGCAAATCCAGAATTACGTTGGGAAGTTTCAAGACAGACAAACTTTGGTTTTGACTTAGGTTTGCTAGACGATAAGATTCAATTGAACGCAGATTACTATAATAAGATTACGGATGACTCACATTTTAATTCAGTAGTGCCAGGATACCTTGGTGGTGGAACAGTAAAATCAAACACAGGTAAGTTACAAAATCAAGGAGTTGAACTTCAATTAACTTACAAGTGGACCACTGGCGGGAAATTCTCAATGCGTAACACACTTAGCTTTAACTATAACCAATCTGAAGTGTTAGCTATTCCTCAGGATACAGTGTATGTGGGTAATATCAATGAAAGAGGATTTGAAAGACAATCTCATATTCTAATTCAAGGTCAAGAGGTAGGCCAACTGTATGGTTACAGATATGTTGGTGTGAAAAAATCAAACACACCTGTTGAAGGAGAGATTCCAAACTTAGAAGTGGGCGATGCGATCTATTATGATGCGAATGGTGATGGTACTATTTCTATCGAAGATATGGAAGTAATTGGTAATGGTCACCCAGATATGACTTGGGGTTTCAACTCTTATTTAGATTACGGCAACTGGAGTTTAAATATCTTTATTCAAGGGGTACATGGAGTGGATGTATTTAACTTGCCACAACACGGTTTACTTGGTGGTGGATCTGGAGTATTAGATGCGACATCTACAGAGATTTACAACAGTTATTCTTTTGACCGTAATGGTTCATTACCATCGTTGAACGCAAGATATAGAGCACAATCTTCATTGTTTGTTGAAGATGCGAGTTTTATTAGAATTAAAAACATCACACTAGCGTATCAAGTGCCTTGGGACAAAGCTCAATTAAGAGTGTATGGTGGAGCACAAAACATCTATACCTTCACTAACTATAAAGGGTACGATCCAGAATCTAATTCAGGGTCAAACTTAGCACCAGGTATCGACAGAGGGTCATTCCCACTACCTATTACATATACTTTCGGACTAAATTTTGGAATATAG
- a CDS encoding biotin/lipoyl-containing protein: MSKTLKIRDLTLRDGQQSLFATRMTQDQVDRLLPDYQNANFYAMEVWGGAVPDSVMRYLGENPWTRLKTIHESVGNVSKLTALSRGRNLFGYTPYTEEIIEGFCKTSINNGLGIMRIFDALNDTNNIKSTIKYVKKYGGIADCAVCYTIDPHFTTMERIKGFFTGKPLPKPVFTDQYFLDKALEMQKLGADMISIKDMSGLIPPMRVAKLVKLFKDNLTIPVDFHTHCTPGYGLAAVLSAVMSGADIVDTNIWNFAGGSAGVALELIYVFAQKLGINIDVNMEAVAEINEKLVDIRRELRDFDAYDSFPNPFNPLTDTLPANIDKLFDDAIQAVNSGNEDLLLTICHQIEDHFNFPKPNTKVKEAEVPGGMYSNMVAQLKALGSDEILDEAMKLIPQVRMDAGLPPLVTPTSQIVGAQAVNAAMSLKAGKEMYSNTSNQFMSLVKGDYGKTPIPVKPEFREKICGHADERPFDTSNYKAQDNPTLPEFGNVKLAENYEEELLLELFPLVAKGYLKNLKKERFEAQKPVEVKKEKVVEKVQEPVKLGRKANSPMPGKVLEVVVKTGDKIKMGDPIMILESMKMENTITAEFSGYVNNIFVEDGDVVASGQMILDIVSSEEDISALELA; this comes from the coding sequence ATGTCAAAGACGTTAAAAATAAGAGATTTAACTCTTCGCGATGGTCAACAATCGTTGTTTGCAACAAGAATGACTCAAGATCAAGTAGATAGATTACTACCTGATTACCAAAATGCCAACTTTTATGCAATGGAAGTTTGGGGTGGTGCAGTACCAGATTCAGTAATGCGTTACCTAGGTGAAAACCCTTGGACTCGTCTAAAAACTATCCATGAGTCTGTAGGCAATGTAAGTAAGTTGACAGCCTTGTCGCGTGGCCGTAATTTGTTCGGATATACTCCTTATACTGAAGAAATTATTGAAGGCTTCTGTAAGACATCAATAAATAACGGTTTAGGTATCATGAGAATCTTTGATGCTCTGAATGATACTAATAATATTAAATCAACTATCAAGTATGTGAAGAAATATGGAGGTATTGCAGACTGTGCAGTTTGTTATACTATTGATCCGCACTTCACTACAATGGAAAGAATTAAAGGATTCTTTACAGGTAAACCACTTCCAAAACCAGTATTTACAGACCAGTACTTCTTAGACAAAGCATTAGAAATGCAAAAGCTAGGAGCTGACATGATCTCCATCAAAGATATGAGTGGTTTAATTCCACCGATGAGAGTAGCAAAACTGGTAAAACTTTTTAAAGACAATCTAACAATTCCTGTAGATTTCCATACACACTGTACTCCAGGTTATGGTTTGGCTGCTGTATTAAGTGCCGTAATGAGTGGTGCTGATATTGTAGATACAAACATTTGGAACTTCGCTGGAGGTTCTGCTGGTGTAGCCCTTGAGTTAATCTATGTTTTTGCTCAAAAATTGGGTATCAACATCGATGTGAATATGGAAGCTGTAGCTGAAATAAATGAAAAACTTGTAGACATCCGTAGAGAATTAAGAGATTTCGATGCCTACGATAGTTTCCCTAACCCATTCAATCCTCTAACAGATACGTTACCTGCTAACATCGATAAATTATTTGATGATGCTATTCAGGCAGTAAATAGTGGAAATGAGGATTTATTATTAACAATTTGTCATCAAATTGAAGATCACTTCAACTTCCCTAAACCAAATACGAAAGTAAAAGAGGCAGAAGTACCAGGTGGTATGTATTCTAACATGGTGGCTCAATTAAAAGCTTTAGGTTCTGATGAGATCTTGGACGAAGCAATGAAATTGATCCCTCAAGTACGTATGGATGCAGGTTTACCACCATTAGTAACACCTACGAGCCAGATTGTTGGTGCTCAGGCAGTAAATGCAGCCATGAGTTTAAAAGCTGGTAAGGAGATGTATTCTAATACTTCTAACCAATTTATGAGTTTAGTGAAAGGGGATTATGGTAAAACGCCAATTCCTGTTAAACCTGAATTTAGAGAAAAAATCTGTGGTCATGCAGACGAAAGACCATTTGATACAAGTAACTACAAAGCACAAGACAACCCTACATTACCAGAATTCGGTAATGTAAAGTTAGCTGAAAACTATGAAGAAGAGCTTTTATTGGAGTTATTCCCATTAGTGGCTAAAGGTTACTTGAAAAACTTGAAGAAAGAACGTTTCGAAGCACAAAAGCCAGTTGAGGTTAAAAAGGAGAAAGTAGTTGAAAAAGTACAAGAACCTGTAAAACTTGGTAGAAAAGCCAATTCACCAATGCCTGGTAAAGTTTTAGAAGTTGTTGTAAAAACGGGTGATAAGATCAAGATGGGAGACCCTATTATGATCTTAGAATCAATGAAAATGGAAAATACGATCACTGCAGAATTCAGTGGTTATGTAAACAATATCTTTGTTGAAGATGGCGATGTGGTAGCATCAGGTCAAATGATTCTTGATATTGTTTCATCAGAAGAAGATATTTCTGCTTTAGAATTAGCATAA
- a CDS encoding sulfatase-like hydrolase/transferase, translating to MKSLLLPRFLLKVLLCLLAGKSIAQTKPNIVVILVDDAGNKDWGFQGSTVAISPNIDQLAAEGTIFSQGYVTNSVCAPSRAGMLTGQYQNKIGFEYNIVTYSNSPDHTSHDVGIDPNVPTMGDYLKDLGYTTSLFGKWHVGEEEHHRPNARGFDYFYGLLSGSRNYNKVETAFNKKLRKNGVEVEPTDNNFYLTDLLTDDALAFMTSEIDAGNPFLAFMSYTAPHGPFQAKPEDKALFDANTSLSSDQKNYYGMIKNVDDNVKRIIDLLKEKQQYENTLFVFLSDNGGVGLTDNGVLKGNKSSQYEGGLRVPFFATWNTKIPSNTTYDEQVISLDLTTTFIKAAGGNLSDSRYAELDGKDLVQASNQVNTPLHSILYWRKLDRWGIASDGVNKLLFEATDPTNNLYDTVLYNLDSDISETTNVYSTASQNVSDLVIAYNNWNNTLDLPSWYGATILKNVCPTANNAKNCQVIVDRYAAFKEATKLEQKQVQTLSAEEYALSVISTSNIEFTDPIKNANVITYTITSLPNNGTVLRDGEELLIGHKFTQRQVNDGEIAYQSTSAVGTNDQLTLSVNDGSGGEEITDVILPITTTQRTTGTNYYVSSSNGNDTNSGTSMDSPIASIAKLNTIALQPGDWVHFKRGDTFIGQLDCNYSGIENASIIYKDYGNGALPILSGSTGNDGVPDPLTTILIVDQSFLEFKNLHIRNERFDAMEGVDNDKAFGILNYTEQLGEHKAGVNGKLPTGYSNKEFEKAIEETDTLSFNEHLYFSNLYFDKVYSLGLDGIPFNSVRSTAIYLEESFAKDIIIEDSYFTDLQRTGIWVRRWSTDIIIRNNQFVDIGGSGAILSVSNRILYENNYMQFCGANSDSRMAKRGSGMWTFGCDGVVAQFNISKHARGDGDSSGMHVDYGNKNILYQYNYSEDAAGGFCETLGDNDNVIWRYNISVNDADTDRGGKNLLLWISKFSSNNKKSRDVHIYNNTIYGGRDYDNQITNAKVLFEVEEFNFINNIIFLESDSKLGIGSGFYKNSATTTNFKKNIFFGGEFNSSLKNLDATRIEQNPEFIGEGTHNELGYQLKEGSPALKSGESFQEPTFPYAGQGVFKDVSSAAEKDYYGNPVDLSIETNIGAYNGSGVPLSQKTTVYEAEDAVISGGNSVSCSTASGGQIVEAENGTVTFTVNVDETKEYILKVYYMNPDIEPIQLSINNSPAEEVLLQFTNGWCTQGGVAGNYQFVKPLTSGANTISISNITLDKIEIVSFEEGEVPPPPTPQPGPTYEAELATLTGTAVITTCGNASEGEMVKGLTGGTSNALIFEGVNVDIATTYQLTVSYYATSEATLNYQIDEAEVQTLTLPATGQWCYQGGSPGDYTFDITLDGGDHTIKFFDSPIIDKIHIELPSSGGAWEAENAVLSGTALVYNCATSSGGKSVKGLTGGIANAVSFNDVEIFNDGEYELIITYMTSTNVTAVIEVNGVDQTISLPSTGKWCYQGGSSADNKIIVDLNQGLNSIKFYDSPQIDKIEIGELQQTTGSRKNNNQILLEDQLKVYPNPIQKGNNFLIDLGGVSPNLSIKLYDLMGQLIVHQMGSNVERIILPTNELSSGVYLLLIENDFYTKEQKVIIK from the coding sequence ATGAAATCATTATTACTTCCGAGATTTCTGTTAAAGGTACTCTTGTGCCTGCTGGCGGGGAAATCAATTGCTCAGACTAAACCTAACATCGTCGTTATCCTTGTAGATGATGCAGGTAATAAGGATTGGGGCTTCCAAGGATCCACAGTAGCCATCTCACCAAACATTGACCAATTGGCTGCTGAAGGAACCATCTTTTCACAAGGGTATGTGACAAATTCGGTTTGTGCTCCATCGAGAGCAGGCATGCTTACAGGACAGTACCAAAACAAAATAGGTTTTGAGTATAATATTGTAACGTATTCCAATTCTCCTGATCATACTTCACATGATGTTGGGATTGATCCTAATGTTCCTACAATGGGAGATTATCTAAAAGATTTAGGTTATACTACATCTCTTTTTGGTAAATGGCATGTTGGAGAAGAAGAACATCATAGACCTAATGCAAGAGGTTTTGATTATTTCTATGGCCTACTTTCTGGTTCAAGAAACTATAATAAAGTAGAGACAGCCTTTAATAAGAAGTTAAGAAAAAATGGAGTAGAAGTAGAGCCAACAGACAACAACTTCTACCTGACAGATCTTCTTACAGATGATGCACTTGCTTTTATGACATCAGAGATTGATGCAGGTAATCCATTCCTTGCTTTTATGTCATATACTGCACCCCATGGACCATTTCAGGCAAAACCAGAAGATAAAGCTTTATTTGATGCTAATACCTCCTTATCTAGTGACCAGAAGAATTATTATGGGATGATCAAAAATGTAGATGATAATGTTAAACGTATTATAGATCTACTAAAAGAAAAACAACAGTACGAAAATACACTTTTTGTTTTCTTAAGTGATAATGGTGGTGTTGGTCTTACTGATAATGGTGTATTAAAAGGAAATAAAAGTAGTCAATATGAAGGGGGATTAAGAGTGCCATTTTTTGCTACTTGGAACACAAAAATTCCATCTAATACTACCTACGACGAACAGGTTATTTCTCTAGATTTAACAACTACTTTTATCAAGGCAGCAGGAGGAAATCTATCGGATTCTAGATATGCTGAACTTGACGGTAAAGATTTAGTTCAAGCCTCTAATCAAGTGAATACCCCTTTACATTCTATCCTTTATTGGAGAAAGTTAGACCGTTGGGGCATTGCTTCAGATGGGGTAAATAAATTGTTATTTGAAGCTACCGATCCCACAAATAACTTATATGACACTGTACTTTATAATTTGGACTCAGATATTTCTGAAACAACGAATGTTTATAGTACTGCATCTCAAAATGTATCAGATTTGGTAATTGCTTACAATAATTGGAACAATACATTGGATTTACCTTCATGGTACGGAGCAACTATCTTAAAGAATGTATGTCCAACAGCAAACAATGCTAAGAACTGTCAGGTAATAGTTGATCGATATGCAGCTTTTAAGGAAGCGACAAAATTGGAACAAAAGCAAGTTCAAACATTAAGTGCTGAAGAATATGCTTTATCTGTAATTTCGACTTCTAATATTGAGTTTACAGATCCAATAAAAAATGCAAATGTGATAACCTATACCATTACATCCTTACCAAATAATGGTACAGTTTTAAGAGATGGAGAGGAGTTATTGATAGGGCATAAATTTACTCAAAGACAGGTAAATGATGGTGAAATTGCGTATCAATCTACAAGTGCTGTGGGTACTAATGATCAATTAACTTTATCTGTAAATGATGGTTCAGGTGGAGAAGAAATAACTGACGTTATTCTTCCAATTACCACAACACAAAGAACTACAGGGACTAACTATTATGTGAGTAGTAGTAATGGAAATGATACTAACTCTGGGACAAGTATGGATAGTCCGATAGCATCAATAGCTAAACTAAACACGATAGCGTTACAACCGGGAGATTGGGTACATTTTAAAAGAGGAGATACTTTTATTGGCCAATTGGATTGTAATTATTCAGGTATTGAAAATGCTTCAATCATCTATAAAGATTATGGAAACGGTGCTTTACCTATTTTATCAGGAAGTACTGGTAATGATGGGGTTCCTGATCCATTAACTACAATTTTGATTGTAGATCAATCTTTCCTAGAATTCAAAAATCTACATATTCGTAATGAACGTTTCGACGCTATGGAAGGGGTAGATAATGATAAAGCTTTTGGTATTTTAAATTATACAGAGCAATTAGGAGAACACAAAGCAGGAGTAAATGGTAAGTTACCGACGGGTTATTCCAACAAAGAGTTTGAAAAAGCAATTGAAGAGACAGATACGCTTTCATTTAACGAACATCTCTATTTCTCTAACTTATATTTCGATAAAGTTTATAGTTTAGGTCTTGATGGTATTCCATTTAACAGTGTACGCTCAACAGCTATTTATTTAGAAGAATCATTTGCGAAGGATATCATAATCGAAGATTCTTATTTCACAGACCTTCAAAGAACAGGTATTTGGGTGAGAAGATGGTCAACAGATATTATAATCAGAAACAACCAATTTGTAGATATAGGAGGTTCAGGAGCCATTTTATCTGTTTCCAATAGAATTCTCTATGAAAACAACTACATGCAATTCTGCGGAGCGAATTCAGATTCAAGAATGGCAAAAAGAGGTAGTGGTATGTGGACCTTTGGTTGTGATGGTGTTGTTGCTCAATTCAATATTTCTAAACATGCAAGAGGAGATGGAGATTCTAGTGGTATGCATGTGGATTATGGTAACAAAAATATTTTGTATCAATACAATTATTCTGAAGATGCTGCTGGTGGTTTCTGTGAAACATTAGGTGATAATGACAATGTTATTTGGCGTTATAATATCAGTGTCAATGATGCAGATACAGATAGAGGAGGCAAAAATCTATTATTATGGATTTCTAAATTCTCCAGCAATAATAAGAAAAGTAGAGATGTACATATCTACAATAATACAATCTATGGTGGGCGTGATTATGACAATCAGATCACAAATGCTAAGGTTTTATTTGAGGTAGAAGAATTTAATTTTATCAATAACATCATTTTCTTAGAATCTGATTCTAAGCTAGGTATCGGTTCAGGTTTTTATAAAAACAGTGCAACGACTACAAACTTTAAGAAGAATATTTTCTTTGGAGGTGAGTTCAACTCTAGTTTGAAGAATCTTGATGCAACAAGAATTGAACAAAACCCTGAGTTTATTGGAGAAGGCACTCACAATGAATTGGGATATCAATTAAAAGAAGGTAGTCCAGCCTTGAAAAGTGGGGAGTCTTTCCAAGAACCAACTTTCCCTTATGCGGGGCAGGGGGTTTTTAAAGACGTATCTTCTGCAGCAGAAAAAGATTACTACGGGAATCCCGTTGATTTATCAATAGAAACAAATATTGGTGCTTATAATGGTTCTGGTGTTCCTTTATCACAAAAAACTACAGTTTATGAAGCCGAAGATGCTGTAATCTCTGGTGGAAACTCAGTAAGTTGTTCAACGGCTTCTGGAGGTCAGATTGTGGAAGCCGAAAATGGTACAGTTACATTTACAGTAAATGTTGATGAAACTAAAGAGTATATCTTAAAAGTGTATTACATGAATCCTGATATTGAGCCGATTCAACTAAGTATCAACAATTCACCAGCTGAAGAAGTATTACTTCAATTTACGAATGGTTGGTGTACTCAAGGTGGTGTGGCAGGTAACTACCAATTTGTGAAACCATTAACTTCAGGAGCAAATACAATTTCAATAAGTAATATCACTTTAGATAAAATTGAAATAGTTTCATTCGAAGAAGGTGAAGTTCCACCTCCGCCAACTCCTCAACCTGGACCAACTTATGAAGCAGAATTAGCTACTTTAACTGGAACAGCGGTTATCACTACTTGTGGAAATGCTTCTGAAGGCGAGATGGTAAAAGGTTTAACAGGAGGTACTTCGAATGCATTAATTTTTGAAGGTGTAAATGTGGATATTGCTACCACGTATCAATTAACGGTAAGTTATTATGCAACAAGTGAAGCAACATTAAACTACCAGATAGATGAAGCTGAAGTTCAAACATTAACTTTACCTGCTACTGGCCAATGGTGTTATCAAGGTGGATCACCGGGAGATTATACTTTTGATATCACTTTAGATGGGGGCGATCATACAATTAAGTTTTTTGATAGCCCTATAATTGATAAAATCCATATTGAGCTGCCATCATCTGGAGGAGCTTGGGAAGCAGAAAATGCAGTATTATCAGGTACCGCATTGGTCTATAATTGTGCGACTTCTTCAGGAGGAAAATCAGTAAAAGGGTTAACGGGTGGTATAGCTAACGCTGTTTCATTTAATGATGTAGAAATCTTTAATGATGGAGAATATGAGCTAATTATCACTTACATGACAAGTACAAATGTTACTGCTGTAATAGAAGTAAATGGAGTAGATCAGACAATTTCACTACCATCTACTGGAAAATGGTGTTACCAAGGTGGTAGTTCTGCTGATAATAAAATCATTGTAGATCTCAATCAAGGATTAAACTCTATTAAATTCTATGATTCACCACAGATTGATAAAATTGAAATTGGAGAGTTACAACAAACTACAGGGTCAAGAAAAAACAATAATCAAATCTTATTGGAAGATCAATTAAAAGTATATCCAAATCCTATTCAAAAAGGGAATAACTTTTTAATTGATTTGGGTGGTGTTTCTCCTAATTTGAGTATAAAACTCTATGACTTAATGGGACAGTTGATTGTTCATCAAATGGGTAGTAATGTAGAGCGAATCATTCTACCTACCAATGAATTGTCGAGTGGAGTTTACCTACTTTTAATAGAGAATGATTTTTATACCAAAGAGCAAAAAGTAATTATCAAATAA